One part of the Streptomyces lydicus genome encodes these proteins:
- a CDS encoding phosphatidylserine decarboxylase, which translates to MPHSQSSAQRGRVRLARGASPWLLPTVATAAVSLARSRRSGRWAAVAVPTTALAAGMLWFFRDPEREIAQGRVISPADGVVQSIMPWKDGRTRVAIFMSPLNVHVNRAPLAGTVTSVEHIPGGFVPAFNKESENNERVVWHFDTELGDIEMVQIAGAVARRIVPYVPQGTKVEQGERIGLIRFGSRVDVYLPEGVEVAVEVGQATTAGVTRLDRD; encoded by the coding sequence ATGCCCCACAGCCAATCCTCTGCACAACGCGGTCGCGTCCGCCTCGCGCGCGGAGCGTCGCCGTGGCTCCTGCCGACCGTTGCCACGGCAGCGGTCAGCCTCGCCCGGTCCCGCCGGTCCGGTCGCTGGGCGGCCGTTGCCGTACCCACCACCGCCCTGGCGGCGGGCATGCTGTGGTTTTTCCGCGACCCCGAGCGGGAGATCGCTCAGGGCCGCGTCATCTCCCCGGCCGACGGCGTGGTGCAGAGCATCATGCCGTGGAAGGACGGACGCACCCGCGTCGCGATCTTCATGAGCCCGCTGAACGTGCATGTCAACCGTGCGCCGCTGGCCGGCACGGTGACGTCCGTGGAGCACATCCCCGGCGGATTCGTTCCGGCGTTCAACAAGGAGAGCGAGAACAACGAGCGGGTTGTCTGGCACTTCGACACCGAGCTCGGTGACATCGAGATGGTGCAGATCGCCGGCGCGGTGGCCCGCCGTATCGTCCCTTACGTGCCCCAGGGCACCAAGGTGGAGCAGGGTGAGCGGATCGGTCTGATCCGCTTCGGCTCGCGCGTCGACGTCTACCTCCCGGAGGGCGTCGAGGTGGCGGTCGAGGTCGGCCAGGCGACCACCGCGGGGGTGACTCGTCTTGACCGTGATTGA
- the pssA gene encoding CDP-diacylglycerol--serine O-phosphatidyltransferase, translated as MTVIDPETQAGWAPETDEDEDDMPLSTRLSIADTLTLGNAICGFMAVYFTTTGVLIPHLTGTEDGGMARHSAAMAVILMLFASVFDLFDGLVARKLRASAMGAELDNLSDLISFGLAPAYFVVTWGMVAQDAHQRVSVVAAVVVLLAVVLRLARFSCVTLRDGIFQGMPSPFGALTVVAIVLLELPFLPTLLAIIGVAWLMVSRVEYPKPRGRLAVAMLSWIVLSMGMLAAWALDAPGGQLLLQTGCSLQVVLGAMIPLFATARRVNTFRDNRRESRAESRAAQLP; from the coding sequence TTGACCGTGATTGATCCTGAGACACAGGCGGGCTGGGCGCCCGAGACCGACGAGGACGAGGACGACATGCCGCTGTCCACGCGGCTGTCAATAGCGGACACCCTCACCCTCGGCAACGCCATCTGCGGCTTCATGGCCGTGTACTTCACCACCACCGGCGTGCTGATCCCCCACCTCACGGGGACCGAGGACGGCGGGATGGCGCGGCACAGCGCCGCCATGGCCGTGATCCTGATGCTCTTCGCGTCGGTCTTCGACCTCTTCGACGGCCTGGTGGCGCGCAAGCTGCGGGCCTCGGCGATGGGGGCCGAGCTCGACAACCTCTCCGACCTGATCAGCTTCGGGCTGGCGCCCGCGTACTTCGTCGTGACCTGGGGCATGGTCGCCCAGGACGCCCACCAGCGGGTGTCGGTGGTCGCGGCGGTCGTGGTGCTGCTGGCGGTGGTGCTGCGGCTGGCGCGGTTCTCCTGCGTCACCCTGCGCGACGGCATCTTCCAGGGCATGCCGAGCCCCTTCGGCGCGCTGACCGTCGTCGCCATCGTGCTGCTGGAGCTGCCGTTCCTGCCGACGCTGCTGGCGATCATCGGGGTGGCCTGGCTGATGGTGAGCCGGGTCGAGTACCCCAAGCCGCGGGGCCGGCTCGCGGTGGCGATGCTGAGCTGGATCGTGCTCAGCATGGGCATGCTCGCGGCCTGGGCGCTGGACGCGCCCGGCGGCCAGCTGCTGCTGCAGACCGGCTGCTCGCTGCAGGTGGTCCTGGGCGCGATGATCCCGCTGTTCGCGACCGCCCGGAGGGTCAACACCTTCCGCGACAACCGCCGCGAGTCCCGCGCCGAGTCGCGCGCCGCGCAGCTTCCCTAG
- a CDS encoding glycerate kinase, with product MLIAADKFKGSLTAVEVAEHVTAGLRRAVPGLDVAAVPVADGGDGTVAAALAAGFTRHEARVTGPTGVPVTATFALRADGTAVVEMAEASGLQHLPGGVFAPLTATTYGTGELLLAALDAGATSIVFGVGGSATTDGGAGMLAALGARFLDADGEPVGPGGGPLRELATADLSGLDPRLARTAIVLASDVDNPLTGPKGAPAVYGPQKGADEDDVATLDAALAHYAEVLERAVGPKAAEYALAPGAGAAGGIGYGALVGLDAAFRPGIDVMLDVLGFGPALAKATFVITGEGSLDAQTLHGKAPAGVAAAARAAGLDVVAVCGRLQLPQEALDRAGIRRAYALTDLESDPARCMAEAGPLLERAAENLARDFLV from the coding sequence GCGCGCGGTCCCCGGTCTGGACGTCGCGGCCGTCCCGGTCGCGGACGGCGGCGACGGCACGGTCGCCGCGGCGCTCGCGGCCGGTTTCACCCGCCACGAGGCGCGGGTCACCGGCCCCACCGGCGTACCGGTGACGGCCACCTTCGCGCTCCGCGCGGACGGCACCGCGGTGGTCGAGATGGCCGAGGCATCCGGCCTCCAGCACCTCCCCGGGGGCGTTTTCGCGCCCCTGACGGCCACCACGTACGGCACCGGCGAGCTGCTGCTCGCGGCCCTGGACGCCGGCGCGACCTCGATCGTCTTCGGCGTCGGCGGCAGTGCCACGACCGACGGCGGCGCGGGCATGCTCGCGGCGCTGGGCGCCCGGTTCCTGGACGCGGACGGCGAGCCGGTCGGCCCCGGCGGCGGCCCGCTGCGCGAGCTGGCCACGGCCGACCTCTCGGGCCTGGACCCCCGGCTGGCGCGGACCGCGATCGTGCTCGCCAGCGACGTCGACAATCCGCTGACCGGCCCCAAGGGCGCGCCCGCCGTCTACGGCCCGCAGAAGGGCGCCGACGAGGACGACGTCGCGACGCTGGACGCCGCGCTGGCGCACTACGCCGAGGTGCTGGAACGCGCGGTCGGTCCCAAGGCCGCGGAGTACGCCCTGGCGCCCGGCGCGGGCGCGGCGGGCGGCATCGGCTACGGCGCGCTGGTCGGCCTGGACGCGGCGTTCCGGCCGGGCATCGACGTGATGCTCGACGTGCTGGGCTTCGGGCCGGCGCTGGCGAAGGCGACGTTCGTGATCACTGGCGAGGGCTCCCTGGACGCGCAGACGCTGCACGGCAAGGCGCCGGCCGGGGTGGCCGCCGCGGCGCGTGCGGCCGGACTGGACGTGGTCGCGGTCTGCGGCCGGCTCCAGCTGCCGCAGGAGGCCCTCGACCGGGCCGGTATCCGGCGGGCCTACGCCCTGACGGACCTGGAGTCCGACCCGGCGCGCTGCATGGCCGAGGCGGGCCCGCTGCTGGAGCGGGCGGCGGAGAACCTGGCGCGCGACTTCCTGGTCTGA